The Chryseobacterium suipulveris genome window below encodes:
- a CDS encoding SulP family inorganic anion transporter, with amino-acid sequence MQKEIPRSFKYYKLMFVRHDFAAGLTVFLVALPLCLGIALASGAPLYAGLISGIIGGLVVTVISGSQLSVSGPAAGLTTLVAASILSLGDYRVFLLTVIIAGLFQLILGVLKLGVFASYFPSSVIKGMLAAIGIILISKQIPVALGYNGPNFWSSGFLELFSSTHIVQNFQDLNSHLTKGAVLISAISLGVYIFLKQEKNKKFRIIPTPLVIVLLGIAMNYLLTISNSELALSTKQLVNIPDNIFAHIQFPDFSKLFSTQQVWKDGLVIGMLATLETLLCIEAMDKLDKHNRITPVNRELVAQGTGNMLCGLLGAIPLTAVVVRGAANNDAGAKTKVASFTHGVLLLLSVILIPFVINMIPYASLSVILIMTGYSLTKPKIIRNIFKLGLNQFVPFAVTIGVVLATDLLFGVTVGLLFSIYYIIKNHFKEDYEITHEHKNGLDYYQLKLHGNVTFLNKVKIKISLENVPPYSILTIDGTDLHFIDFDVQEIISEFRSKAHDRHIELHLINIDVVETTADRH; translated from the coding sequence ATGCAAAAAGAAATCCCGCGTTCGTTCAAATATTACAAATTGATGTTTGTGCGGCACGACTTCGCGGCAGGACTTACGGTATTTTTGGTCGCACTTCCGCTTTGTTTGGGAATCGCGCTCGCTTCGGGAGCTCCACTTTATGCGGGACTGATTTCCGGGATTATTGGCGGTTTGGTCGTAACAGTCATCAGCGGTTCGCAACTTTCAGTTTCGGGACCAGCGGCGGGTTTGACCACTTTGGTTGCTGCTTCCATTCTCAGTTTGGGCGATTACAGAGTTTTCTTGCTCACAGTAATAATTGCCGGATTATTCCAGTTGATATTGGGAGTTCTGAAACTCGGGGTTTTTGCGAGTTATTTCCCTAGTTCGGTGATTAAAGGAATGCTTGCAGCGATCGGGATTATTTTGATTTCAAAACAGATTCCGGTCGCACTGGGCTACAACGGTCCCAATTTCTGGTCAAGCGGTTTTTTGGAACTCTTTTCCTCTACACATATTGTGCAAAATTTTCAGGACTTGAACAGTCATCTCACGAAAGGCGCGGTGCTCATTTCCGCAATTTCGCTTGGCGTTTATATTTTCCTAAAGCAGGAAAAAAATAAGAAGTTCCGGATTATTCCTACACCTTTAGTTATCGTTCTTCTAGGAATTGCGATGAATTATCTGCTCACAATTTCTAACTCCGAACTGGCTTTGAGCACCAAACAATTGGTAAATATTCCCGACAATATTTTCGCGCACATCCAGTTTCCCGATTTCTCTAAACTTTTTTCCACACAACAGGTTTGGAAAGACGGTTTGGTTATTGGAATGTTGGCAACACTCGAAACCTTGCTCTGCATCGAAGCAATGGACAAGCTCGACAAGCACAACCGCATCACTCCTGTAAACCGCGAACTCGTCGCACAAGGAACCGGAAATATGCTTTGCGGATTATTGGGTGCAATTCCTTTGACAGCCGTTGTTGTGAGAGGTGCCGCTAACAACGATGCAGGTGCAAAAACTAAGGTTGCTTCTTTTACACACGGCGTTTTACTGCTCCTTTCAGTAATACTGATTCCGTTTGTAATCAATATGATTCCTTACGCGTCGCTTTCAGTGATTCTGATTATGACCGGTTATTCATTAACCAAGCCGAAAATCATCAGAAATATTTTCAAGTTGGGACTAAACCAATTTGTTCCGTTTGCGGTGACTATTGGTGTGGTATTGGCGACTGACCTGCTTTTTGGTGTCACAGTTGGACTTTTATTTTCCATTTATTACATCATCAAAAACCATTTCAAGGAAGATTACGAAATAACCCACGAACACAAGAATGGGTTGGATTATTATCAATTGAAACTACACGGAAACGTCACCTTTTTAAATAAAGTAAAAATTAAAATCAGCTTGGAGAATGTTCCACCCTACTCGATTCTCACAATCGACGGAACCGACCTGCACTTTATCGATTTCGATGTACAGGAAATTATTTCGGAATTCAGGTCAAAAGCACACGACCGACATATCGAACTTCATCTGATCAATATTGAT